The genomic segment CGGCCAATATTAGGAATTGggtaataaattttatatctaTGTTAAAATTGAGATTTCGACATAACTCAACTCCAAAAGCTAGCTCCAAGGGAAGGATGGTCCAATTCCATATATGTTCTTACAGATTTTATCAAACCGATGTGAGACAACTAACACACCATATATGCACAgattttatccaaccgatgtggacAACTAACACACCTCCCTCATGCTCAGGAATTAACATCTGGAACGTGAAGTTTACAACGCTCAGGAATTAACATCTGGAACGTGAAGTTTACAAGTGACCCAACTATGAGTAGAACAAATAGTTTAATTTGTTTATCTACAGACAGTCCAATATATAACGGTGGAATTTGAGCTCTTATACATGTTAAGATTTGGATTTACACCTACCTCAACTCTAAAGGGAAGATTGTCCAAATCCACATATACaacttttataaattttatccaaccgatgtgggacaactaaaaattcctaaattccaTGGAACCTTTGACCAGAAGAAGCATTGGAATATAAAGGATACCCAATAACAAATGTGAGCCTATAGTTGCTACACGTCTCAAAGGCTGCGCTGCCACTTGGTAGCAACAACTCAAAACCTCCCATTTAATTCAGTGTGGACTGTATGCCGATATTCCAAAATTTATGTAAAGCTAACAGGACGGTGAATATGCCACAGAGGTTTGTTCGTTTGCTTACAAGAAATGAGATCACCAAAACCGAGGACAATCAATTTTTCGATTTACCGCAGCATCCGACAATAGCTTCAGAACATTCTAAACCTCTTTGATTTGGCAAGATTCTGTCCGTAATATACCCATCAATGAACCTTGTTGGCCTAGAAAGAATTCACACGAATTTCCTTTCTCTGAATCAATGTAGGTGTACATGCTCCAATCTCCAGCATCAACTGCAATTTTACATTTAGTGCCACGACCACTCCTAGTCCAGGACAACATTTTCAAACCTAACACAAAACCATCTACGGGAATTCGACTGCCCACAACCCCTTAACCCTCAATTTCCATGCAACCTTCTCGTCCAAGTTGCCTTTCAATGCATCTCCTGCAGAGATTTGGGTCATTTCCAAATGGCTCGGCTGAAATCCAGACGACACGGTTAATAGCCAAGGAATAAATATGATTTCAATGATTTCCACGAAGACGGCGAGGAATATAGTGAAAGAGAAGAGATCAATGATGACATAACATAAGAACAAAATAATTACCTAGCCCTAACGTAGAAGCTACGTTGTCGCTGGGTGACTAAAGTCCTCTGAGGTTAGCTAACAGGCTGACAATCAGTATATAATGCTTGAGATATGAAGCTAGGACCTTAGAACCTAGGATGCTCTCAGCAAACGAACTCTCAAGGGAATCCACCTTTCAACTTTCAAGCAGGGAAAATTACTTAAGAATCTAACCACTCTTAGCTATGCGATAATCTTATTCATTCCATTTTATAGTGAAGGGGAAAGTATGTCATTTCATTTTCGACTAAGAGGTTGTCTGAAATCTTGTGATGGCGGCAGAACACTATCCCACTCCTTACAATCATGCCTGGTTAGAGTAaggatcaaaattttcaaatgttTCTACTGAAAATTGTGCCTTAGGGGATATGCTTCAAAGTCTTGTGGGAGATATTATTATGACTTAGGTGCCAAGTTAGTCAAAAGAAATTTCTAGTAATCATGCTAAGAGCCGAGGTACAAGTTTTAGCCCGTTCCAAGGACCCATAAATGTGTTCCGTGTTGCCTGGAGACCTTGATTCAGCATTCTTTGAACCAATGAACTCCACAAGAATCATCGGAATACAAAAGTCCTCCCTACTCCCACTTGCCAAATTAATAATTCAATTGCAGAAGTAGAACTAAGTCAGAGATTACAATCTACAGAACCGATATATTTCAAGAAAGTCATCACACCATATACGAATAAACAACAGAATTCATACGTTCTTTCCAGGCCAAGCTTATTCAAACAAATCGTAACATAGGCTACAAGTATAACCATGCTCATAAttgtaataaattataaaattctAAAGTTCTTAAGAATTATTTACTGATGACCTCTGTAAATTTTATTTCGCCCTCCTAACTTCTTCATTTTCTTAGGTACCGTAAGCAAAAAATTCTCAACCCCCGTGAAAATTATATGTTCACCTGGTTATCAACTCAAAATTTCAAGCCATGGCCGATCCATGAACGACACCAGCGAAAATATTTTTCTCCGGGGAAAAAAATCCAACCTTTACGCAAAATATTCAACTCACAAACAAATAATTCCATAAAAAACGTTCAATGACAAAAAAATCACACAGAACAGATCCAATAGAAAAACACTGAGATCAATCAAGCTTCCGACCAACCACGAAAACGAAATCAAATCCCGAAAATCAAAGAGCTAGAAGCTGGAGAATCACAAAACCTTGCTGAGGGAACCCATTTCCTTTGTTTCACGGAACGACTGTTAGCGTGAatcgattttttttgttttatttatttttaagcgTGAATCGATTTGTGTGTGAGTGAAGAAACACCGGGGGATATCATAGTTCAAGGGACTAAACTATCCCTCTGTGTTAAACATCGTATGTCCAGGTTAATTGAATTGTGGGGGTGTTTTGGTCATTGACTAAAACGATTAAAAATTCAATTACGTAATGTGAATTAGTGGAAATgagaatttatgtttaatttgaTTGATTTTTCTGCGGTCTGATTTGTGATACTCTTGTTCCACAtctgaaaaattaaagatttaaaatgagtttataaaagACTATAATGagcttctatagcaacttgggttaatcattttcgtaaagcgaggacggatacgaagtagttgctataagggcccattgtgcagtcacgcaggcgcgggccTGGGCTCGGTGCGTGACATGAATAGTATCAGAACCGGTCgccggcatggaacaccgatAAATAggtgctatgcggggcaaagtgctacgtgcatggaagccacctcttgaacctgcgggggcaaagtgctacatgacgggagccacctcttgaacctgtaggagccatctctagattctcggtgctgggtggatcgagtggtcaggccgcgacggggatgtcgcgttctgaaggaagggtgattgtgatacccttgtcccacatctgaaaaattaaaaatttaaaatgagtttacaaAGGGCTACAATGGACTTTTATAACAACttgagttaatcattttcgtaaagcgaggacgaatacgatgTAGTTGTTATAGGGGCTCATTGTACAGTCATGCAGGCGCGAGCCTGAACTCGGAACGGTGACATGATTTCCCATAACTACCCAAATATTTGCATTTATTATATACAAATCCAACATTCAAGATGTCGGAAGCAAATCTGTTGTAACCGATTAAACAAATTGATTCATCTAGACTATTCTTAAAACATTGGGCTTGCCATATATCTTACGAGCTTGAGACTATTTTTGTTTCTTGGACTTCAGGATTTGCTTTAAAAATGACTAAATTGGGATTTTCCAACTGAAATGGATTATTTGGGCACCAAACAACTCTCTTTTCTTGATCAACGGAGTCCGCCGAGGGAACACAAGGCCTTCGAAGGGGCTCCGGCGATGTTGTGCGCTTTCAGCATATTTTTCCTTATTGTGTCAAGGACTGTATGCTATTCTAAAGCGGGCTTCACATGAGATCAAATGTATTCTTGCTGCTCCCCATATCTATCATTTATTTTTGTTGATGATACAATATTTTTTTGGAAAGACGTCACCATCTAATTGTGAAACTATTAGGGACATGCCATTTTGCTATTAATGGCTTCGGGACAATCCATTGATTTGGCCAAATCTTCAATTAACTTCTAGGCCAAACACTACAAATTTAATGAAACAACGTGTGGTTGGTATGCCTACGAATGAATCGTATTAGAGTTGTTTGAGTCTCTCTGTTTTTATGGGACACAACAAGAAGAGGGTCTTAGAGAACAGAGGAAAAAGAAGGGGTTAGGAGAATCAGTTGTTTTCGGCAAGGGGAAAGAAATCCTTGTCAAAACAGATGCACAAGCTACTACTACTTATACCATGAACATTCTTAAACTACTACGTGTAAGAAAATGTGACACATATCAGAAGAACAGACGTGTAGGAAATGGTGACGGCCATTGCCTACAATTTTTGACAAAACATGCGTACGCAACTTCAACTTTAGAAAATTGAGATGTGTGCACAGTTCTTTTTTTGACTCTCGGCTCCCGATACACTAGTCGATGATGTGAGAAGCGTCTATAAATAACGGCGATTGAGGTCCCTAAACACACACCATATAAGAAAATTATACACCATCTAATCaatttttgtttatatttttataatttttaggtaataattttctttaattaaatttagaaGTATATGCATTTATGTTTATTAACTATTTTACATACAGAAGTACATGTGTCCTAAAATACTAGTGTGTGTCTCGATTGATGCTATGTatgaataataatgataataatattaataatttttttttttctatttaccAATTTCTATAATAATCTTAAGCTCGGCTCACAGCTTACGAGCGCGTTTAGttaaaaatcaaaattgaaaaatataatattttctattttaaaataataaaaccttTTTTTCCCTTTATAAACACAAAATTGATTTTGTTCAAAAAATACATATGGGAAATTGTATtttgaaaaacatttaaaaaagcTATATAGTCCAAATTTTTCTTATGGACGACTGGATCAGTTCGAAAACATACGACGACTGACGTCGAGTTCAAGCTCAAAATAGTTGAAACTTGATCAAGTGAAGTCAATTTGATAGATTTATGAGTTAGCTCGATTCATTTATATTTCCTAATCCAACCTCTTATTCAGAAAtttcttttgaaattttttgtaaaataaatatagtggttctaaattcatttaatcTCGAATATAGCATTCAGCTTTGCATATGCAAACAGAGGCCGGCTGTCGCCTTTTCAAAATGAGAAGGTCCTACAATCACATGCGTAGACTGTTGTTTCAAGCTTGAGATTGTGTAAACCTCATCTCCAAATATATCAAAAAAGAGtgggtttcatgtgagaccgtctcacgaatcataatctgtgaggcgggtcaaccctactgatattcataataaaaaagtaatactcgtaacataaaaagtaatactttttcatggatgactcaaataagagatccgtctcacaaatacgacccgtgagacagtctcacacaaATTCTTGCCATCAAAAAAATGTGTAGTTTATCAATACTTCGAAATTTGTTCCCCTAGtttttaaatcaagtatttaccattaaaccaaaaattataattatcaatcaaacacaattttatttatttatatttattatagcGTAGAGCTTCATACTAAGAGCATCTCCAACCCATGCGCCAAAATGACGCCGTCTCCAAAATAACAATTTCTCcgacaaaaataaaaatcataatacCCAATGAAACAGTCGAGTTAATCAATAAGCAAAATCAAATCTGTTtaattttatctttattttaatatgaaTCCCATATCGATTTTCCAGTATTATTTgacaattaaataatgttttttccCAATCGTttaaatttttctatatttcgaGTTAATCAATAAGCAAAATCAAATCTGTTtaattttatctttattttaatatgaaTCCCATATCGATTTTCCAGTATTATTTgacaattaaataatgttttttccCAATCGTttaaatttttctatattttctaCATCTTCAATTTCAtcacaaaaatataataaacttaattatttaaaataagaatCTCGATGCGTAAAAAAGAGGGGAAACATATTACATACTCAACAAACCGAAGATTTATTGAAGATATCTCACAAATCGAGTATTATACAAATTTTATAGAAAATTCTAATCTCATGCCACAACATATAGTGATgatcatataatttttttttttttgaacaaaaaataattatatttttatatatgcttCAAGTGGTGCAACAATGTTTTGTATAATGTTGGTGACATACTTCTTCCTCGCCGGATGATCCTCTTGCGGACGGTTGAACGGTGTCCACACCGGTTCTCCGACGAACAACCTCATCAActgcaaaaaaaattaaatgatataCACATTTCGCAACATAAAAAACATTGTATTACATATGTCTAGAATAATCTAACAGAACGTCCATATATCCGTTCTCGTTTTACAAAAATATTCATAAGGGCATACAAACCTTGATATAGTTGTCATTGTCGAGGGTAAATCGATGGTAAATTCCTGCAGGCAACACGATGAGGTCACCGGGTTTGATCCATACCCGGATCCATTTATCCGACTTGTCCCGGACATCGAAGTACCCAGTCCCTTCAAGACAGTATCGTATTTCCTCGTCCGCATGTATGTGCTCCGTGAAAAAATTCTTCAGCTTGTGGTCATAGTTTTCTACCTTTTCAGGGCACAAGTCCAGCAAGTCCTAAATAAGAGATTAAAATTGAGGGGTAAATTGCGAAAATCGCtcaattatattaaattatttgacTTTTTTTATTCATTCCATTCTCATTTGCAGAAAACACATAACCTGTTGTGTAGAAATCACGAGAAACTCTAAATTTTGTCGTCGTGTATTTGTCTCTTTGTAATTTTAGTTATATATGTTATCAGAACAATGTTTTAGTCTGGcctctttcaaatttttgcaATTTAGTTTTCTCATCATCAAGAATTTACTGATATGACAATGTATACGTAGACgtaaaatatcaaaattgaaaaaaaaaaaaaaaggatggTGCTGAAATTTTTATTCAGAAAGAAATggaaattatataattatacCATGTAACTGTATCCTCTCTCTTGTCTGATCCTGTCTAATGCCGGGTCATTCTCGTATTTATTCGGGTCCAGTTTCCAGTAGAGAACTCCAAGACCCGCCAAGTGATCCATTGAGACGTATTCGGGTGGGTTTTTCTGGTGTGGAAGCCTTTgatcttcttcatcttcttgcATAAACCATGCCTGCTCGTtcatatacacacatatattaATTCATacaattaatattaaaattaatcattaAAACTGAGAAGAATTGAAGTTGGTGGACAATAATGAAATTGGAAACTTGGGACTGATGACCTCCAGCGCCATGAGAATTCAGGGTTTCAGAGCTAGCTAGGACAATGGAAGCTTGGAGATTAATGGATTAAATTATGCTTGCTTGAGATGTCGACACGTCCATTGATTTGGGAGGTATGTATTTGTTTAACTTCTTCTGGTGTATTTGGTGAAATATCATCGTTTTTTGTGGGCACATTTCAATTTGGGACTCTGAGATTTCGAGATAGGATGcacataaattattaaaatcttGTACGGGTTGTAACAAAAAACTTCCCCGTCTCAAATAAAATCTTTGCGGAAACATTTTGTGGAACGTAAAACAAACAGACATGACAAGATGTTCGTATGAACATTGTCTAAACATTTTATGCAACAATATGTGAGAGGATGATCGATATGACATTTCAAGATATATTTCTGCGGACATTTTGAGGTGACGCTTACCAAGATGGACATCATATCAACATTAATAGATTTTATCAATTATGAATAATCGTGGTAGTTCATATCTATTTATGAAAAATAGGCCAAAATACCAAATAGCAATCAATCTAATCTCTTTAATAGTTTAGGCACCTTAGGACATTCATTTTAGGCAACTTCGGAcattcatataaaaaaatacatttttaaagGAAAATAATGATCGAGTGATATATGGGACTCTTAAACAACAAAGatcaatcattttaaaatatagcAAACATTTCGCTATATCATATTTATCGTAACAGAGGAACCAAGTTATGCCATCTTTGTATCTAGGGGGTGGGATAGTGAACATTTCGCTATATCATATTTATGGTACCATAATATACATCATTTATTAAATTTAACGGTATATTAAATTTTTCGATATCGATATCGGTATGATATTAAAAAATTTGGTACTTCCgtatatatcgaaatactgaaaaaaattcaaatatttcaaaatttataatataatatcaattTCGGTATTAGCATGACATTCAAAACATTTCACTATTTCGGTacgatatttaaaattttcgatATTTCAATGTGAGTattaccaatttttttttaaaaaaaaattgatttagaCAGTAATATATTGATGtcgggcaaaaacttgtgtaagacgatttcacgggtcgtattttgtgagacatgtctttatttgggtcatccataaaaaaaatattactttttattgtgaatatcggtaaagttgacccgtctcatagataaagattcgtgagaccatctcacaagagacatattcTTGATACCGCCACTGGTGTATCAAATTTTTTGGTAAGAACGGTATGAAATTTATATCATACCTACGTTTTAGTATACCGAAATTTcgatgatatttttttaaaattccgaGATATCATCCCAAATAAGCCTATTTGTACCAAATCCAAAAAGTCTTCAACAAACTAATAGGGAAGATTGCAATTATGTGCGCTATTTATCTCTTTGCAAATGTAATTTTACATGTTATTAAAATTCAGATTTGGTCCTATATCTCTTAATTATTTTGAtagttttaataattttttttatatagaaaAACAAACGCAAAATTGAATATGTGAATGTCATGTCAAGTTCAAGTCAGAAAGAAAAACTATAACATACTAAAACTGAAAATTGATAATAACAAAtatcaaaatcataaaaaaaataaatataaataattaaaattgcaaATAAATATTAGGAGATTCCATGTTAGTTTTATTTCACTTTCATTGGATattgtttcaaaataatttttttatagaattttataaattttgtacttaattataatatattatcttTTATTCTTTGAACAAATAACTAATTagcatatataacatattcagtttgaaataatttttcaatatttatattaattaataaatttacttatttaaaagttaaataatttaatacttacatgtgtatatatgtgggtttgtatgcatgtttgtaaattttttaaaacacaTCAATTGATTAATCTATAACATTGTTTTGAATTCAAAATCTTTGGGTTGAAGCAAATGCGATTTTTGACTATTtatagttgtaccttaggctaatgtttgtatattaataaattccatgaaattattaaaagtctattaAAAACTTGAATACATATAGActtttatatagtttttaaaatTCTATTTTGAATATCACTAGACTTCTATAGAGTGTGAAAAAGTCTTAATTGAATACATCTACACTTTTAAAATatacaaaagtcattaaaaatcaataaatctcCTGCATTAAATTCACCCTTAATAttctatcttttgatttatTCTTCCTTTTAAATTCTATCTAATTAATCAAAATACTGCAAGTttctaattaaaatttatttaagaaatacatatatacatacatatatatatatatatgtatatgtttttatacgATTTTGATCATCTATATTGTCAAATTATAGTATTAGTATATTAACTTTGCTTTTGACATTTTAGTCTTTTCTCTAACATGACAGCGATGTAGCGCTGACATGTACAGTGTCACATCAACACACTTGAttgaaaaaatttaaatttgaaaaaaactaaaaatatcatattaaaattgaaatttaataaCAAACATAATAGAAAAAACGaaaattttcatatattttataACTCAACAGTTGTACTTTCCTATCCACTCAATTATTagagtgagtttcatgtgagaccgtctcacggatcataatctgtgagacggatcaaccctacacatattcacaataaaaagtaatactcttaacataaaaagtaatactttttcatgggtgacccaaataagatatccgtctcacaaatacgactcgtgagaccgtctcacacaagtttttgcccaatTATTAATTACATAATCGAGCACAAGGAGCATCAAAACTGTGTATTTCCCTGTTGGTTTCAGTCTCTAGTGGGGTATATGAAACGTCTGCCATTTCTCATTTCCAGGCCCGAATCAATGTACAAAAAATGCATTTTACCGTAATTTTTCCCGGGCCTGCAGGCAACAGGCAGGCCCCAATTTCATATGCAAATCATGCCAACTTTTTAGTCCTTTTTCACTTTAAATCTAGCTTTATTTAAAGCCTTGTGATTACACTGACTCTATTTTCCAGACCTCTCCCAGCCCGGTTCGTCACCAGGCCCGCACCGGCAAATTAGATCCATGATTAACGAAAAAAGAATTAAAGATGAATTTGATTTGGAAATAGATATTTGATTCAAATAAGTTaaagaaaattcaaaatcaagtatCCGAAATCATCGATCCAAACACAATCTAAATTCAACGAGCCATCGTACTCATATGAGTTAAAACAAGGCCTTGATTTTTTACAGTTGAATTCTTCCATAAATGGGAATTTTACCGTTTTACTATCATTTATTACACTTTGAAGTGTTACAAGAAACGGTTGAAATTTAGCAAGCAGAACGACAATACAACCTCCAAAGTACGGAAAGGGAAAGAACTTTATTAAATGACAGTCGCTTCAATTTCTTACAGTAAACCTTAAAGTAAAGAACATAGTCAACTATGCAATCCATCCCAGATTTTTCTACAAGAAAGGATCGTGTGGGCATGTGAATATAAAACAAGACGACAAAAGATAAAATCCAAATTTCTACCCAAACTTATTTTGGGGATCAAGTCGCTTTATAAACATTAGTATTTGCGATCGATCGTTAAAGTAGCCTAGTTCTATTTTTGGTCCATTGATTAATAAAACCGCAGTCGTAACACGATATTTGTGATCGGAATACTAATGTTGCGTTGAATATTGCTGACGTGGTTTCAGATATTGCTGATATATCTTGTCTAACATGTAGATGATGTGTTTAACGTCATGTCATAACCAAAATTCGATTAAAAAAAGTAAAGAAACAACGTTGTTACACTGAGACTGAAATTTAACTAATTACAACGGGGCTGGTTCCTTTACTTTTACGTCTatttatatatttgtgtgtgagTAAAAAAAAAAGCTGACATTTCACGACCATGCAGTTTAGAACCACATAGTACAAATGAAAGGTGGTAGCATACAACAAATTGAGACAAACCCTTTAAGAATTCCTCACTTTTGTTTGAAAAAATTGACATGCACACCCCACATCTTTTAATGTAGTATGTCTCTTTGACTTGGACTCGCACGCTTGCACGCAACTATCACCAATAATATCACCTCAAACTCCATTAATTTGCTCATTCTTTCCACACACTTTTCCGAATCTTCTTCATCGATTTCCTCTTCTTTTCAACGACGACATATATAACTTTCTCTCCCGTTTGCATATGCAATCCATTGTTTCCGGACCCATTACGATCAGCTATAGCTAGCATCCGAGATGACCGAACACCGCCGCCATCGGAGGGATATCGTTTCTTTTGCCACCATGGTCACCCTAGCTTTTCTCCTACTTGCCTCGATACCAGCTCTTGGCTCCAACCCAACTCTTCATCTAATTAGTAAGTACTCTACATATATGTAACTTGAAGTACACGATGAATCTTAATTCTCGTCCAAAATCTTTTCAGTTCAAATTTCCATGAACGTCAAATTACGAAAATCCTTTCgattcttaaatttttttatatcagGAGTTCAAGATAAAGATACTAGATTAAAGAGAGTCAGATATGTTGTGTATCAATAATGTAGgtgttggagagaggaagaagATTAGAGAGGAGGTGACCGAGGCGGTAATTACGACACGGCGGCGACTGGCTGGTCTGGGCTCATCACCGCCGACTTGCAGATCAAAATGTGGGTGGTGCTCGCCGTGTAAGCCGGTGCACGTCCCCATTCATCCTGGGTTGTTTAGGCCATTAGAGTACTATCCAGAAGCTTGGCGATGCAAGTGTGGGAACAAGCTTTTCATGCCTTAAAAAAAGGGAGAAAAATGATAATatagaataaaataaaaatttttacgTTATCTGCCAGTTAATTCTTATTGTTCTTATCATTTCTTAATTATACCGCAGAAACACAGTGGAGTTTATACAGTATTGTTAGATAACAAACTGGTCAGAGGCTCAGATTTCTTCGGAAGAATTTTAAGTATaaagtttgaaaaaaaaaatttaaataaaatataagaaaCTAAGTGGGTTTTAATTGGATCTCTTCCCTAAAAATTTTAttggattttaattaatttcttTGTCTAGTATTGAATGGTGGATCCAGTTGGTCTATCTTCTTGAATAGAGTTAAACTCGAATGAATGTCTGTGATGTCCCACGTTCATGATCTACTATA from the Primulina eburnea isolate SZY01 chromosome 3, ASM2296580v1, whole genome shotgun sequence genome contains:
- the LOC140828579 gene encoding EPIDERMAL PATTERNING FACTOR-like protein 4; translated protein: MTEHRRHRRDIVSFATMVTLAFLLLASIPALGSNPTLHLISVGERKKIREEVTEAVITTRRRLAGLGSSPPTCRSKCGWCSPCKPVHVPIHPGLFRPLEYYPEAWRCKCGNKLFMP
- the LOC140828577 gene encoding acireductone dioxygenase 1-like; the protein is MALEAWFMQEDEEDQRLPHQKNPPEYVSMDHLAGLGVLYWKLDPNKYENDPALDRIRQERGYSYMDLLDLCPEKVENYDHKLKNFFTEHIHADEEIRYCLEGTGYFDVRDKSDKWIRVWIKPGDLIVLPAGIYHRFTLDNDNYIKLMRLFVGEPVWTPFNRPQEDHPARKKYVTNIIQNIVAPLEAYIKI